The Streptococcus sanguinis genome contains the following window.
TACCCTTATTATACTATCACATATTTTCCTTAATCAAGTTGGCCATTTTTTCAATACCCATTGGGATAGGAATATAGGCCTGAGGGGGAATTTGGGCGATGGGCTTGCCAACCTTGGCAGCCGCTTCTTCAAACTGCTTATAGTACATTTTGGTCTGCGGACTGATGAGATAGAGATCAAATTCAGCTGCCGCTATGGCCTTACCGCCTTCTGTCGCGCTGATTGCATCCACTTCGATATCATCGCCCTTGCTTTTAAAAAATTCTGTCGTTTTCTTCGCCATAAGTGAAGATGACATGCCTGCTGCGCAGATAATCAATGCTTTAGCCATAAGAGTTTCTCCTTATAAAATAATTTTATTGACACTTTAATTATAAATGAAAACGCTGTCAAACTCCATCTTGTTTTTTTCCGTATTGAAACGGAAGTAGTTCCTAAATAGCTTTACTTATATTTTATCTTATATGCTAAAATAGTGGCTGATAATATCAGTGATATACTGTTGGCCGAAATTAAAGGCAAATCTTGAATGGCTAATCCATGCACCAACCAAAGACCAATACCAACTACTTGCATGAGATACATACCAAGCGCTATGGATTCGGTATCTTTAGTTTTGATGACCTTAATGACCTGGGGCAAAAAAGCGAATGTTGTTAAAACTGCTGCAATACTTCCAATCATGTTTCTCTCCTAATTTTTCCAAAAAAAGAGGCGGAAAGCAGCAAACTTGCTATCTCCTCCTCTGTATTTTTTAGTTTTCCTATACTCAACTATAGACTAGCCCCATTTGATGCAATGACTTCCTTATACCAGTTAAAGGACTTCTTCTGTGAACGTTCATACGTTCCCTTGCCATCGTCATCCTTGTCGACATAGATAAATCCATAGCGTTTGCGCATTTCACCCGTAC
Protein-coding sequences here:
- a CDS encoding PTS cellobiose transporter subunit IIB; the protein is MAKALIICAAGMSSSLMAKKTTEFFKSKGDDIEVDAISATEGGKAIAAAEFDLYLISPQTKMYYKQFEEAAAKVGKPIAQIPPQAYIPIPMGIEKMANLIKENM